GATGCCCAGAGTATATATTCGTTTCGTGGAGCCAATATTGAAAATATATTAAAGTTTAAGGAGGTATATCCGGAAGCTAAGATGTTTAAACTCGAGCAAAACTATCGTTCTACCCAGAATATTGTAAATGCAGCAAATAGCTTGATAAAACAAAATACAGATCAAATAAAAAAAACAATATATTCCGAAAATGAAGAAGGAGATCGACTCGAAGTGGCGAGTGCTTTCTCCGATTTTGAGGAAGGGGTGATTGTGTCTAATAAGATATGGGATTTGCGTCGTGATAAGAATGCTCCATACAGTGAGTTTGTAATTCTGTATCGTACAAATGCACAGTCTCGTATCTTTGAAGAAGCATTGAGAAAGAAGAATATACCTTATCGTATTTATGGCGGACTATCTTTCTATCAGCGTAAGGAAATAAAAGATGTAATAGGATATTTTCGCATGGTGGTAAATCCGTACGATGAGGAAGCTTTTCGCCGTACTGTTAATTTTCCTACCCGAGGTATAGGCAATACAACCTTAAATAAAATTGCTGATGCAGCACGCCTGCATAATGTAAGCTTGTGGGAGGTAATCAGCAATCCGTTGGGTTTCAATCTGGATGTTAATGCCGGTACTGCAAAGAAATTGGCCGGATTCAAAGAACTGATAGAAAGCTTTATCGCTCAATTGCAAGAACTCTCTGCTTACGAACTGGCTACCCGTATTGTGAAGGAAAGTGGTATTGCTTCTGATGCATACCAAGATCAGACTCCTGAAGGTATGAGCCGTCAGGAGAACTTACAGGAATTGCTCGGAGGTATTCATGAGTTCTGTGAGAGCCGTCAGGAAGAAGGGCTCGGTGGAATTGGATTGATGGACTTTCTGTCCGAAGTATCTCTTCTTAGTGATCAAGATACCGACAAGGAGGCAGATAAAGAGAAGGTGACCATGATGACAATCCATGCAGCTAAAGGATTGGAATTTAATAATGTCTTTGTCGTAGGGCTCGAAGAAGATCTTTTTCCTTCGGCTATGGCAAAGGATGAGTTCAGAGGACTTGAAGAAGAACGGCGTTTGTTCTATGTGGCAATAACACGGGCGAAGGAGTTTTGTATGATAACTTATGCGAAAAGCCGATTTCGTAATGGTCAGATTAATGCATGTAATCCAAGTCGTTTCTTAAGGGATATCGATACGGATTATCTGAATGTAAATGCCGGAGTACTCGGATCGGGAGGCTTTGGTGTTCTCAATCGTCCAGAGACATACACCAAAGAGCTGTTTGACTACTCATCCAATACTCGTACTACTCATCCGGAACGATCTGTACAAAGAGAATCAACTCCTCTATCTCAACCGAAAAATGAAAGCTTCGGTCAACCTAAATTTGTAAATGCTAGAACAGCTACGCCTAAAACGTCGGCAGGGAGTAATGCAGGAGAGGTAAGTGTAGGGGCTATTATCAAACACGAACGTTTTGGCATCGGAAAAGTGACCGCAGTAACAGGTGATGTAGATAGTCGTAAGGCAACCGTAGAATTTGAAAATTCCGGAGTAAAGCAATTATTATTAAAGTTTGCCCGGATTGAAATAATCGGATAAAAGAAAAAGACAGATGTTTTTTTAGCATCTGTCTTTTATATATTATATAATGTCAATCAAATTTTAGTGACATCCACATCCTGAACCGCATCCGCCAGCTGTTTCTTTTTCGCTGCCGCATCCGCAAGAGTCTTCTTCTCCGTCGCCACAACCACATCCTGAACCGCATCCGCATCCACCACCTTGAGGTGCAAACAATGCTGCAATTTCTTCAGGTGTAGATTCTCTTACAGTTAGTACTTTTCCTGAGAAATTTAATGTTTCTCCAGCTAATGGGTGATTGAAGTCCATTTTTATAACATCTTCTTTTACTTCCACAACAGAACCATTCAAACGATTTCCGTTTGTATCCATCATTGGAACTGTATTTCCTTCAAAGATCACTTCTTCATTCAATACACCATCTTGTTCGAATATATTTCGTGGGAGATCAACCACATGATCATCATCGTATTCGCCGTATGCTTCTTCCGGTGTGAGTGTGAAATCGAAAGAATCTCCTTCAGCTAATCCATCGATGTTCTTCTCAAAAGCCTGAAGCATAGAGTCTGTACCAAAGATAAATTCAAGAGGAGTCTCAGCTGTAGCCTTTTCCATTAGTTCACGTTCCTCACCTTCACCAACTGTCAGGTCATAAGATAGAGCAACAAACTTATTAGTTGAAATTTTCATTTTATTTGTTAATTGTTTATATGGATTAATAACCAAGTCCTAAGACCTATTTTTACTTTATTTTTGTATGACAATAATCGTGCCCAAAATTGTAATAGAAACAATTCTAGTCATGTATTTGTTTTGCGTATACTGCCTTTTTAAGATTATCCAACGCTTTTTGTATGTTGGCCAAAGGCGTACCCACATTTAAGCGCATGTATCCTTCTCCCCCTTGTCCAAACATCTCGCCATCGTTCAGTGCCAATTTGGCATCGTCTACAAATAGAGAAACTAATGCCTTTTGAGAAAGATTCAATTCTCTACAGTCTAGCCATACAAGAAATGATGCTTCAGGAGTCATTGCTTTTATTTGAGGAATATTCGCTTTTAGATATTCGTCCACAAACTTGATATTATTCCATATATAATCTTTAGCTTGTGCCAACCATTCGTCGCAGTGCTCGTATGCGGTTTGTGCTGCCAAATAAGCAAATATATGACCTTCGTCAAGCTCGCTGCTTTCTAAATATTTGTTGAATTTTTTTCTGAGTTCGTCATTCGGAATAATTGAATATGAACTTACAATACCCGCTATATTAAATGTTTTGCTAGGAGCCATGAATGTAATGCTGTTTTGCGCAGCTTTCTCTGACACACTGGCAAATGGAATATGCTTGTGTGGAGCAAAGGCCAAATCTGAATGAATCTCATCTGATATAACCAATATTTTGTGCTCGTAACATATTTCAGCTATATCAATTAATTCCTGACGTGTCCAGACTCTTCCACTCGGATTGTGAGGATTGCAAAGTATCAGTACTTTACTAGCCGGATTGATTATATTCTTCAATCCTTCCAAATCCATTTTGTATTGTCCGGCTTCCAATGTTAGAGGATTGTCTACAACAATACGATGGTGCAAAGTCGGGATTATACGAAAAGGGTGATATACGGGCGGTTGTATTATTATTTGATGATCTTTGGACGTAAAGCAATCTAAAACGAAGGCTATTCCTTTTACTATTCCGGGAATAAATGTAATCCATTCTTGTTGGATTTGCCAGTTATGGTGGCGATTAACCCAATTTATAATAGAATTATAATATTCTTGAGATGCACAAGTATAACCAAAAATGCCGTGATGAGCTCGTTCGATGATGGCTTCCGTTATTGCCGGTGGGGACTTGAAGTCCATATCTGCAACCCATAAAGGAATGAGTTCGGCATTACCATAACGTGCCGCAAGAGCATCTGTTTTTAAGGCATTGGTCCCCTTGCGATTGATAATTTCATCGAAATTATATTTCATTTTGAGTTAAATTAAAAATAACGAGTACAAAAGTATGAAAAATAAGGGCAATATATTCCTTTTATGTATTAAAAAGCCGTAATCAGAAGGACTACGGCTTTTATGAACTAAATTAACTTAAACTTATATCCGTTATAAACAAGACAGAACTAATGTTTATGGGATAAATAATCAGAAATCCCTTCTTGGGTTGCTTTTAAAGCTTTATCTCCTTTCTTCCAGTTTGCAGGACAAACTTCGCCGTATTCTTCAGTGAATTGAAGTGCATCGATTACACGTATAGCTTCGTCTACACTACGTCCCAGCGGCATGTCATTTACTACCTGATGGCGTACAACACCTTCTTTGTCGATCAAGAAAAGTCCGCGATAAGCCTGAGGCGCACCGTTGAATACATCTTCACCTTCATCGTTGTAGTCAAATGATCCTGCCAGTACATCATAAGCAGTAGAAATCATGAGTGATTGGTCTGATACCAATGGATATTTAACCCCCTTGATACCTCCATCATTTTGTTCTGTTTGTAACCATTTCCAGTGAGAGAAAGCTGAGTCGGTAGAAGCTCCAACAACAGCTACGTTACGTGATTCGAATTCTGCAATTTTTTCTTGGAATGCGATAATCTCTGTCGGACATACAAATGTAAAATCTGCAGGGTAGAAGAAAAACAATACATATTTCTTTCCTTTGTATTGTTCCAAAGAGAAGCCTTCTACTATCTCATTTCCATTCACTACAGCACTTGTATTGAATACGGGTGCTTTCTTTCCTACTAATACTGACATAATTACTTAATTTTAATTATTAGTTTATTTGTTATACTTGCAAATATAGAAGCATAATCTTAATAAATCAAATAGATAATAATTATGTTAATATTGATAAATGTTATGTTTGATGAAAGAGAGGCTTTTTGTTATTTGCACAATTTGAGAAAGTCGGCTACAATTGTTTGGCTAACTCCCATTTCCTGTGCTTTCAGAAAATCTTCTTTAGCCAGACGTTTGTCATACTGAGCCAGTCTTAACTGACCTCTCAATAGATAGATAATCGGATCGCTGAAGCCTAGTTCCAGAGCCTTATTTATATCTTCATTCATCCGTGCCAGTTTGTTTAACTGCAAGTAGCATTCTGCTCTGTTGAAATATAGGTCTGCGTTGTTTTTGTGTTTGTATATTAAATCGCTGTATAGCTCTTCTGCCTCTTTAAATTCGCCTCTTCGTTTCATAATCAGAGCTTGTCCCAGTTTAGCTTGTAGATTATCTGGTGCTTCTTTTAAGGTCTTTTCAAAATCTTCTTCGGCTGCAAATATATTATTGTTATTGAGGTGCAATAGCCCTCGTCGATAAAGCGCCTCTATATCTTTCGGGTCGTTTATCAATACCGTATTGTAGTCTTTCATGGCATCGTCATATCGTCCCATATCGCAATATAATGCTGCACGGCTATGTTTCAGGAAAGCCCGATCGGGATATCGTTCTATTGCTACATTATAAGATATAAGAGCCTCTTCGTATTCTCCCAGGTTTCGTTGTATTGTACCCAAGTTAACCATCAGCATGATATTGTTCGGATTTGCAGGTTCTTTACGCAATGCAGCCTTTAGCGCTTGTTCGGCAGCGGCATAATCCTTCATATCTATGTAGTCCATGGCTCTATTTACCATATCTTCGTATGTCTGAGCCCACGTAATATTTGCGAAAGTAAGGAGTAGTAATAATATGTATAATTTTTTCATCAAATAAATAGAAATTTTATTTATTGCAAAAGTACATCTTATTAACTCGCTTGCTTAAAACATATTGCCTAAAAAGAATTAAAACTTATAGGGCGGAGTCTTAAGATGTTATAATTTGCTAATGTAGTATTAGAAAGGATAGCCCACGGCGATGTGCCAAGCTGTATTTTTGGCTATTCGCCAAGGTTCCTTGATAGGCCATCGGGTTATATTGGGATCTCCCGAAGGATCATAAGCTTTCCATCCGCAGTCTAAGCGAATAAGTACGAAATCGAAATTAAGGCGTAACCCTAATCCCCATGCTACAGCGACTTCTTTATAGAATTTATTTAATTTGAAAGCCCCATCGGGTTGATCTTCATAGTTCTTCACTGTCCATATATTTCCGGCATCGATAAAAGC
The Dysgonomonas mossii genome window above contains:
- a CDS encoding FKBP-type peptidyl-prolyl cis-trans isomerase, translated to MKISTNKFVALSYDLTVGEGEERELMEKATAETPLEFIFGTDSMLQAFEKNIDGLAEGDSFDFTLTPEEAYGEYDDDHVVDLPRNIFEQDGVLNEEVIFEGNTVPMMDTNGNRLNGSVVEVKEDVIKMDFNHPLAGETLNFSGKVLTVRESTPEEIAALFAPQGGGCGCGSGCGCGDGEEDSCGCGSEKETAGGCGSGCGCH
- a CDS encoding ATP-dependent helicase, with protein sequence MNNLLDQLNKQQREAVEYNSGPSLIIAGAGSGKTRVLTYKIAYLMQQGYHPQSILALTFTNKAAREMKERIAQLIGWQYARYLWMGTFHSVFSRILRTEAERIGFTANFTIFDSADSRNLIKTIIKQFQLDDKVYKPARVQSIISNAKNTLISPQMYAHNKELIEYDQRAKMPMIKDLYREYNNRLRASNTMDFDDLLFYTNRLFRDHPDVLAAYQERYQFILVDEYQDTNFAQYLVVKQLADAHHRVCVVGDDAQSIYSFRGANIENILKFKEVYPEAKMFKLEQNYRSTQNIVNAANSLIKQNTDQIKKTIYSENEEGDRLEVASAFSDFEEGVIVSNKIWDLRRDKNAPYSEFVILYRTNAQSRIFEEALRKKNIPYRIYGGLSFYQRKEIKDVIGYFRMVVNPYDEEAFRRTVNFPTRGIGNTTLNKIADAARLHNVSLWEVISNPLGFNLDVNAGTAKKLAGFKELIESFIAQLQELSAYELATRIVKESGIASDAYQDQTPEGMSRQENLQELLGGIHEFCESRQEEGLGGIGLMDFLSEVSLLSDQDTDKEADKEKVTMMTIHAAKGLEFNNVFVVGLEEDLFPSAMAKDEFRGLEEERRLFYVAITRAKEFCMITYAKSRFRNGQINACNPSRFLRDIDTDYLNVNAGVLGSGGFGVLNRPETYTKELFDYSSNTRTTHPERSVQRESTPLSQPKNESFGQPKFVNARTATPKTSAGSNAGEVSVGAIIKHERFGIGKVTAVTGDVDSRKATVEFENSGVKQLLLKFARIEIIG
- a CDS encoding MalY/PatB family protein is translated as MKYNFDEIINRKGTNALKTDALAARYGNAELIPLWVADMDFKSPPAITEAIIERAHHGIFGYTCASQEYYNSIINWVNRHHNWQIQQEWITFIPGIVKGIAFVLDCFTSKDHQIIIQPPVYHPFRIIPTLHHRIVVDNPLTLEAGQYKMDLEGLKNIINPASKVLILCNPHNPSGRVWTRQELIDIAEICYEHKILVISDEIHSDLAFAPHKHIPFASVSEKAAQNSITFMAPSKTFNIAGIVSSYSIIPNDELRKKFNKYLESSELDEGHIFAYLAAQTAYEHCDEWLAQAKDYIWNNIKFVDEYLKANIPQIKAMTPEASFLVWLDCRELNLSQKALVSLFVDDAKLALNDGEMFGQGGEGYMRLNVGTPLANIQKALDNLKKAVYAKQIHD
- a CDS encoding tetratricopeptide repeat protein, which gives rise to MKKLYILLLLLTFANITWAQTYEDMVNRAMDYIDMKDYAAAEQALKAALRKEPANPNNIMLMVNLGTIQRNLGEYEEALISYNVAIERYPDRAFLKHSRAALYCDMGRYDDAMKDYNTVLINDPKDIEALYRRGLLHLNNNNIFAAEEDFEKTLKEAPDNLQAKLGQALIMKRRGEFKEAEELYSDLIYKHKNNADLYFNRAECYLQLNKLARMNEDINKALELGFSDPIIYLLRGQLRLAQYDKRLAKEDFLKAQEMGVSQTIVADFLKLCK
- a CDS encoding peroxiredoxin; the encoded protein is MSVLVGKKAPVFNTSAVVNGNEIVEGFSLEQYKGKKYVLFFFYPADFTFVCPTEIIAFQEKIAEFESRNVAVVGASTDSAFSHWKWLQTEQNDGGIKGVKYPLVSDQSLMISTAYDVLAGSFDYNDEGEDVFNGAPQAYRGLFLIDKEGVVRHQVVNDMPLGRSVDEAIRVIDALQFTEEYGEVCPANWKKGDKALKATQEGISDYLSHKH